In the genome of Fibrobacter sp. UWEL, the window AAATACAGCAAGTCAAAATATCTGGATCCGCGACTTGATCCCGGATTTAAGCGCTTGCTCAAGAACGGGCCCGCCATGGTCAGCTTCTTGAACGCGATTCTCCATAAGGAAACGGACCTCATCACCCATGTGGATTTTCTGGATTCGGAGTTGGAAGTCCATGCGACTGATTTGCTGAACCTGCGCATGGACATTCACGCTAAGACCGAGTCTGGAATGCATATTGATATCGAGATGCAGAAGATGTCTCTGACCTTTTTTGCAGAACGGGCTATCCTCCAGGAGAGTGCTTTCCTGTGTGTAGAAAAGAAACGTTTCGACGCTGCCATTCGCGAAAAGTATCCTTCTGAAAGCAGGCAGGATGTGGCTGCACGGGAACGTTTCCGCTACGACATTCCTCACGTATACAGCATCTGGATTTGCGACTTTAACGTCAACGACATTGGCGAATATTACGATAGCTGGCATGTCTATAGCGACGAGGCCGTAAAACGTAGTGCATC includes:
- a CDS encoding PD-(D/E)XK nuclease family transposase, with the translated sequence MASFEENQKLESALCAVGASPQQEKSRFEELYEKYSKSKYLDPRLDPGFKRLLKNGPAMVSFLNAILHKETDLITHVDFLDSELEVHATDLLNLRMDIHAKTESGMHIDIEMQKMSLTFFAERAILQESAFLCVEKKRFDAAIREKYPSESRQDVAARERFRYDIPHVYSIWICDFNVNDIGEYYDSWHVYSDEAVKRSAS